One genomic region from Podarcis raffonei isolate rPodRaf1 chromosome 16, rPodRaf1.pri, whole genome shotgun sequence encodes:
- the RANBP1 gene encoding ran-specific GTPase-activating protein isoform X5 — MAETKDTHEEHDLAPDNVDDSNHDPQFEPIVSLPEQEIKTLEEDEEELFKMRAKLFRFASENDLPEWKERGTGDVKLLKHKEKGTIRLLMRRDKTLKICANHYITPVMELKPNAGSDRAWVWNTHADFADESPKPELLAIRFLNAENAQKFKAKFEECRNEVDKGKKGTEKNDSADKVAEKLEELSVKEEIKESEKEVKEKTEEKQ; from the exons ATGGCCGAGACGAAG GACACACATGAGGAGCATGACTTAGCACCTGACAACGTAGATGATTCTAACCATGACCCTCAGTTTGAGCCCATAGTTTCTCTTCCTGAGCAAGAGATCAAAACTCTTGAAGAAGATGAGGAAGAACTCTTTAAGAT GCGAGCAAAACTCTTCCGCTTTGCATCGGAAAATGATCTTCCCGAATGGAAAGAACGAGGCACTGGTGATGTAAAGCTTCTgaagcacaaagagaaggggaccaTTCGTCTCTTGATGAGGAGAGATAAAACCCTAAAAATCTGTGCAAATCATTACA TTACACCTGTAATGGAGCTGAAGCCCAATGCAGGAAGTGACAGGGCATGGGTGTGGAATACACATGCTGATTTCGCAGATGAGAGTCCTAAGCCAGAACTTCTGGCAATTCGGTTTTTAAATGCAGAAA ATGCACAGAAATTCAAGGCAAAATTTGAAGAATGTAGAAATGAGGTTGACAAGGGAAAGAAAG GAACAGAAAAAAATGATAGTGCTGATAAAGTTGCCGAGAAACTAGAAGAACTTTCTGTAAAGGAGGAGATCAAAGAATCGGAGAAAGAAGTCAAGGAGAAAACTGAAGAAAAGCAATAA
- the RANBP1 gene encoding ran-specific GTPase-activating protein isoform X4, whose protein sequence is MAETKDTHEEHDLAPDNVDDSNHDPQFEPIVSLPEQEIKTLEEDEEELFKMRAKLFRFASENDLPEWKERGTGDVKLLKHKEKGTIRLLMRRDKTLKICANHYITPVMELKPNAGSDRAWVWNTHADFADESPKPELLAIRFLNAENAQKFKAKFEECRNEVDKGKKAGTEKNDSADKVAEKLEELSVKEEIKESEKEVKEKTEEKQ, encoded by the exons ATGGCCGAGACGAAG GACACACATGAGGAGCATGACTTAGCACCTGACAACGTAGATGATTCTAACCATGACCCTCAGTTTGAGCCCATAGTTTCTCTTCCTGAGCAAGAGATCAAAACTCTTGAAGAAGATGAGGAAGAACTCTTTAAGAT GCGAGCAAAACTCTTCCGCTTTGCATCGGAAAATGATCTTCCCGAATGGAAAGAACGAGGCACTGGTGATGTAAAGCTTCTgaagcacaaagagaaggggaccaTTCGTCTCTTGATGAGGAGAGATAAAACCCTAAAAATCTGTGCAAATCATTACA TTACACCTGTAATGGAGCTGAAGCCCAATGCAGGAAGTGACAGGGCATGGGTGTGGAATACACATGCTGATTTCGCAGATGAGAGTCCTAAGCCAGAACTTCTGGCAATTCGGTTTTTAAATGCAGAAA ATGCACAGAAATTCAAGGCAAAATTTGAAGAATGTAGAAATGAGGTTGACAAGGGAAAGAAAG cAGGAACAGAAAAAAATGATAGTGCTGATAAAGTTGCCGAGAAACTAGAAGAACTTTCTGTAAAGGAGGAGATCAAAGAATCGGAGAAAGAAGTCAAGGAGAAAACTGAAGAAAAGCAATAA
- the RANBP1 gene encoding ran-specific GTPase-activating protein isoform X2 translates to MAETKDTHEEHDLAPDNVDDSNHDPQFEPIVSLPEQEIKTLEEDEEELFKMRAKLFRFASENDLPEWKERGTGDVKLLKHKEKGTIRLLMRRDKTLKICANHYITPVMELKPNAGSDRAWVWNTHADFADESPKPELLAIRFLNAENAQKFKAKFEECRNEVDKGKKVYIGPRDMDSEGATKVTCNTCAMSVFMPENVENYTCKQCKRIPLMKEKIEQLETRLATLQATGQGTEKNDSADKVAEKLEELSVKEEIKESEKEVKEKTEEKQ, encoded by the exons ATGGCCGAGACGAAG GACACACATGAGGAGCATGACTTAGCACCTGACAACGTAGATGATTCTAACCATGACCCTCAGTTTGAGCCCATAGTTTCTCTTCCTGAGCAAGAGATCAAAACTCTTGAAGAAGATGAGGAAGAACTCTTTAAGAT GCGAGCAAAACTCTTCCGCTTTGCATCGGAAAATGATCTTCCCGAATGGAAAGAACGAGGCACTGGTGATGTAAAGCTTCTgaagcacaaagagaaggggaccaTTCGTCTCTTGATGAGGAGAGATAAAACCCTAAAAATCTGTGCAAATCATTACA TTACACCTGTAATGGAGCTGAAGCCCAATGCAGGAAGTGACAGGGCATGGGTGTGGAATACACATGCTGATTTCGCAGATGAGAGTCCTAAGCCAGAACTTCTGGCAATTCGGTTTTTAAATGCAGAAA ATGCACAGAAATTCAAGGCAAAATTTGAAGAATGTAGAAATGAGGTTGACAAGGGAAAGAAAG TGTACataggaccaagagacatggaCAGCGAGGGAGCTACTAAAGTGACCTGCAACACCTGTGCCATGTCTGTCTTCATGCCTGAGAATGTGGAAAACTACACCTGCAAGCAGTGCAAGCGGATTCCCTTGATGAAGGAGAAGATAGAGCAACTTGAGACCCGCCTAGCCACACTTCAAGCTACTGGGCAAG GAACAGAAAAAAATGATAGTGCTGATAAAGTTGCCGAGAAACTAGAAGAACTTTCTGTAAAGGAGGAGATCAAAGAATCGGAGAAAGAAGTCAAGGAGAAAACTGAAGAAAAGCAATAA
- the RANBP1 gene encoding ran-specific GTPase-activating protein isoform X1, producing MAETKDTHEEHDLAPDNVDDSNHDPQFEPIVSLPEQEIKTLEEDEEELFKMRAKLFRFASENDLPEWKERGTGDVKLLKHKEKGTIRLLMRRDKTLKICANHYITPVMELKPNAGSDRAWVWNTHADFADESPKPELLAIRFLNAENAQKFKAKFEECRNEVDKGKKVYIGPRDMDSEGATKVTCNTCAMSVFMPENVENYTCKQCKRIPLMKEKIEQLETRLATLQATGQAGTEKNDSADKVAEKLEELSVKEEIKESEKEVKEKTEEKQ from the exons ATGGCCGAGACGAAG GACACACATGAGGAGCATGACTTAGCACCTGACAACGTAGATGATTCTAACCATGACCCTCAGTTTGAGCCCATAGTTTCTCTTCCTGAGCAAGAGATCAAAACTCTTGAAGAAGATGAGGAAGAACTCTTTAAGAT GCGAGCAAAACTCTTCCGCTTTGCATCGGAAAATGATCTTCCCGAATGGAAAGAACGAGGCACTGGTGATGTAAAGCTTCTgaagcacaaagagaaggggaccaTTCGTCTCTTGATGAGGAGAGATAAAACCCTAAAAATCTGTGCAAATCATTACA TTACACCTGTAATGGAGCTGAAGCCCAATGCAGGAAGTGACAGGGCATGGGTGTGGAATACACATGCTGATTTCGCAGATGAGAGTCCTAAGCCAGAACTTCTGGCAATTCGGTTTTTAAATGCAGAAA ATGCACAGAAATTCAAGGCAAAATTTGAAGAATGTAGAAATGAGGTTGACAAGGGAAAGAAAG TGTACataggaccaagagacatggaCAGCGAGGGAGCTACTAAAGTGACCTGCAACACCTGTGCCATGTCTGTCTTCATGCCTGAGAATGTGGAAAACTACACCTGCAAGCAGTGCAAGCGGATTCCCTTGATGAAGGAGAAGATAGAGCAACTTGAGACCCGCCTAGCCACACTTCAAGCTACTGGGCAAG cAGGAACAGAAAAAAATGATAGTGCTGATAAAGTTGCCGAGAAACTAGAAGAACTTTCTGTAAAGGAGGAGATCAAAGAATCGGAGAAAGAAGTCAAGGAGAAAACTGAAGAAAAGCAATAA
- the RANBP1 gene encoding ran-specific GTPase-activating protein isoform X3: MAETKDTHEEHDLAPDNVDDSNHDPQFEPIVSLPEQEIKTLEEDEEELFKMRAKLFRFASENDLPEWKERGTGDVKLLKHKEKGTIRLLMRRDKTLKICANHYITPVMELKPNAGSDRAWVWNTHADFADESPKPELLAIRFLNAENAQKFKAKFEECRNEVDKGKKGPRDMDSEGATKVTCNTCAMSVFMPENVENYTCKQCKRIPLMKEKIEQLETRLATLQATGQAGTEKNDSADKVAEKLEELSVKEEIKESEKEVKEKTEEKQ; the protein is encoded by the exons ATGGCCGAGACGAAG GACACACATGAGGAGCATGACTTAGCACCTGACAACGTAGATGATTCTAACCATGACCCTCAGTTTGAGCCCATAGTTTCTCTTCCTGAGCAAGAGATCAAAACTCTTGAAGAAGATGAGGAAGAACTCTTTAAGAT GCGAGCAAAACTCTTCCGCTTTGCATCGGAAAATGATCTTCCCGAATGGAAAGAACGAGGCACTGGTGATGTAAAGCTTCTgaagcacaaagagaaggggaccaTTCGTCTCTTGATGAGGAGAGATAAAACCCTAAAAATCTGTGCAAATCATTACA TTACACCTGTAATGGAGCTGAAGCCCAATGCAGGAAGTGACAGGGCATGGGTGTGGAATACACATGCTGATTTCGCAGATGAGAGTCCTAAGCCAGAACTTCTGGCAATTCGGTTTTTAAATGCAGAAA ATGCACAGAAATTCAAGGCAAAATTTGAAGAATGTAGAAATGAGGTTGACAAGGGAAAGAAAG gaccaagagacatggaCAGCGAGGGAGCTACTAAAGTGACCTGCAACACCTGTGCCATGTCTGTCTTCATGCCTGAGAATGTGGAAAACTACACCTGCAAGCAGTGCAAGCGGATTCCCTTGATGAAGGAGAAGATAGAGCAACTTGAGACCCGCCTAGCCACACTTCAAGCTACTGGGCAAG cAGGAACAGAAAAAAATGATAGTGCTGATAAAGTTGCCGAGAAACTAGAAGAACTTTCTGTAAAGGAGGAGATCAAAGAATCGGAGAAAGAAGTCAAGGAGAAAACTGAAGAAAAGCAATAA